The DNA region ATAATGAGCCAACCAAAAATAATAGAATGTCCTAGAGACGCTATGCAAGGTATTAAACCGTTTATAGAGACGGATACCAAGGCAACTTATATCAATCAACTACTAAAAGTTGGCTTTGATACTGTTGATTTTGGCAGTTTTGTTTCGCCGAAAGCTATTCCGCAAATGCGTGATACGGCTGAGGTACTTTCCAAATTGGAACTAAGTAAAACCAAAAGTAAGTTGTTAGCCATCGTGGCCAATGTAAGAGGAGCAAATGACGCTTCTCAATTTGAAGAAATTGATTATTTAGGTTATCCATTTTCCATTTCTGAAAATTTTCAAATGCGGAATACAGGTAAAACTATAGCTGAATCAGTTTTGATTTTAGAAGAAATTTTAAGCATTGCACATAAAACCAATAAAGAAGTGGTGGCTTATCTATCAATGGGATTTGGAAATCCTTACGGAGACCCGTGGAATGTTGATATTGTGGCAGATTGGACTCAAAAAATGGCGAAAATGGGCGTCAAAATAATTTCCTTGTCGGATACAATTGGTAGTTCTACGCCAGATATTATTGAGTATTTATTTTCGAATTTAATACCGATATATCCCAAAATAGAATTTGGAGCTCATCTGCATACCACTCCTACAACTTGGAAAGAAAAAGTGCATGCGGCTTATATTTCAGGATGTAACCGATTTGATAGTGCCATCAAAGGTTATGGTGGTTGCCCTATGGCAAAAGATGAATTGACCGGTAATATGCCAACCGAAAAATTAGTATCTTATTTTAAAGGACAAAATGTTGATTTGGGTTTGAACAATAACGAATTTAAAGCGGCTTACAACCGATCTGGAAAAGTATTTTTATAACTACTATGTCCTAATTATTTTTCGAACTAAAGGTGTTATTGTCTAAATGGCCTATCTAAAAAAACATAGAAAATCAAGGAAGCAGTATTGGGCATGCGATGAAAAGCTGTTTGAGGGCTACCGATAGGCAGCCAGAGTTCTTTTCATCGGTGGCTGGGGTTTCCGTAGTATTTTCTCATATTTTTTTAGTAAGCCTAGATTTTTTTGGTTCGTTTTTTCATCAATGGAAAAAATGAACAAAGTTTTTTAGGATATTACCATTTTTATACTTATTGCCAAGTATTACGTGTTTTTATATTTTTCTCACAAAATTGAATAATTTGCTCAATTCTTTTTTCGCGTGTCTGCTTTCGTTTAGCCTGATTTAACCAATACAAATAACTCTTGCGATAACTAGGTGCAAAGTTTTTGTAGTTTTCAAACGCCAATGAATTCTTATCAAAAGCCAGTCGTAATTCTTCGGGAATAATTAAATTTTCAACATCATCTAAGGCTGTCCAAGAACCATTTTTCTTCGCAATTCTTATTTTTTCTATGCCACTTTTATGTATTAAGCCATTTTTAGTTAACTCTTTTATATAGGTTTTATTTAACTTACTCCAAACACTTTTTGCGTTTCTTGGGCAAAAATATTGCCGTCTGCGTTCATCATCTAGTTTTTTAACGGTGGAATCTATCCAACCAAAGCATAACGCAACTTTAACGGCTTCTTCCCAACGCATACTCGGCTTTTTACTTTCTACTTTATAAAAGATAAGATAAACTCCCTTAACCGAAGAATGATTTTCTGCTAACCATTTTCGCCATTCAATATCTGTTTTAAAATAAAGCTCAGAGAGTTCAGTCATTTATTTTGTAATAGTATTAATAATTAGTTGAGCATGAATTCTTGAATTCTCAATAAACCATTTATGTGTTTCAATACCACCGCAAATCACTCCAGCCAAATAGACTCCTTTTAAATTACTTTCCATAGTTTTAGGATTGTAAACCGGTTTTTGAAGACCGTCATTAGATAAATTTATACCAATATTCTTTAAGAATTTAAAATTTGGGCGATAACCTGTTAAAGCAATTACAAAATCATTTTTCAATGTAATTTCTTTTCCTTGTTTTGTGGAAACAATTACTTTGTCCTCTTGTATTTCTTTAATTTCAGCTTCGTAATAGGCTTTGATACTACCTTCTTCAATTCTATTTACAATATCGGGCCTGACCCAATATTTTACCCTTTCGCCAATTGCTTTTCCTCGGATAACCATAGTTACCCTTCCACCTTTTCTATAAATTTCTAAAGCTGCATCAACGGCAGAATTGCTTGCACCCACAACTATCACATCTTGTTCAGAAAAATAATGTGGGTCATTGTAATAATGAAAAACTTTCGGCAAATCCTCACCTGGGACATTTATATAATTTGGAATATCATAAAATCCGGTTGCGATAATAATATTCTCTGCCTGATAATTATTTTTGTTTGTTTTTACTTTGTAAATACCGTTTTTTGAATTTACCGTTTCTACTTTCTCAAATAAATTTACATTGAGTTTGTTTGAAGATACTATGCGTCTGTAATATTCTAACGCCTCCTTTTTGTTAGGTTTTGGGTTACTGCTTATAAATGGTATTTCGTCAATTTCTAATTTTTCAGAGGTTGAAAAAAATGTCATGTTACTGGGGTAGTGATACAATGAATTCACTAAAACGCCTTTTTCAATAATAGTATAGGTCAATTGTTTTTTCTTTGCTTCTAAACCGCAAGCAATTCCGATTGGACCCGCCCCGATAATTAAAACGTCCAAAGTCTTTTTCATATAATAATTTAACCTTACTTTTAAAAAACAAATTTAATCATTTAATAATGAAACAATTCTTAGTTACACTACTACTTTTTACTTACATATTTACAAATGCTCAAGAGATGAAAACTTCAGAATTACCCTATGCAGAAATCCCTGACTATCCTGAAAAATACACGGCAACAACGGTCGCTGCAAGAATGATTGATGGTTTGGGTTTTAGATACTACTGGGCAACCGAAGGTTTGCGAGCAGAAGATTTGGCTTATAAACCAAGCGAAAAAGGAAGAACTAGCAGACAAACTATAGATCATATTTATGATTTGTCTAAAGTAATTGTAAATGCTACTACAAAAACTCCCAATGGTGATTCTGAAAAAGACACATTAAGTTTTGACGAAATACGAAAAGCCACGTTGTTAAACTTAAAAAAGGCTAGCGATATTTTACTGGAAGCCGAATCACTGGAAGATTTTAAAATCATTTTTAAAAATGATTATGGCACTTCCGAATATCCATTTTGGAACAATATTAATGGACCAATAGAAGACGCTGTTTGGCATGCTGGACAAATTGTGGTATTGAGAAGAGCATCTGGAAACCCTTTTAATTCGAAGGTCAGTGTTTTTAGTGGTAAGGTTAGGAAGTAATTCTAAACTGTTACATTTTTTCTTCACGTTCCGTTAGCTATCGGGATTGCATGTTCCTCTTTGCATCCTTTGGGTGAAATAATTCGCCTGATATTCCTCTTTTGGACTTTTTATATTATATATTTCTAAAAATTTTGATTTTGTAACTATCAATTTAACAGATGTTTATAATTGAATAACAATTTTTTTTCAAAATAATCCACATTTTTAAAAACCGCCCTTTTCATTTTTCCGTAGGTATAGCAGAGAACATAAAATAATTAATAACGAAATCTCAAACTATTATGAAAAAAATGAAAATTAGTATTGGAATTGGAGTACTGGCAGTGGTCGGACTTCTAACAATTGCGGCGGATCATATCGATGCTCCAGACGTAAAAGGTGGTACAAGTGATATCACAGATTTTTATGCCTTTCAAGGGCAAGACACCGACAATGTTGTATTTGTGGCGAATGTACAAGGATTATTAAGTCCAAGTGCTACTGGAAATGCCTCATTTGATGAAAATGTATTGGTTGAATTTAACATTGATACCAATGCAGACAATGTTGAGGATATGGTAATACAAGCAATACCAAGAGACGGTAAAATGTACTTTTTTGGCCCCATGGCACCTAGTGCCCCTGGTTTAAACAGTACTATTTTAACAAACGCAACGCAATCTTCTGTTGACATTACGCCTTACGGTTCAAGTGCCATTACAGCAACGAATGCAGGAATGACTTATTTCGCGGGACCTCGTGACGATCCTTTCTTTATGGATTTTGCTCAATACGGTGAAATCATCGCGGGTAATGCTACATCTTTTAATGACCCTGGAGCGGATACTTTTGCCGGTACCAATGTAATGTCTATTGTGGTAGAAGTACCTAAATCGGCCGTTGGCGGTTCAGGTTCTATTAATACATGGGTAGAATCTAAAAGAAAACAATAATATAAACTTTTTAAACTTAAAATTATGAAACGAGCATATATGCAAATACAAAATTTTATGGAAACTCTAAATGCGAGTTCTATGAGACTAAATAATAAAAATAAAAATTCACGAATAAAATTTAATATAAAATTAATGACCATCGCGTTGTTATCAAGCGTTGTTTTTATTAGCTGTGATAATGGTGATGATGATATGAAAGAACCGATGGGCCCTGATTTTTCAGGAACGTATGTACAAGCAGACCAGATGGCAAGACCTGCAATTAATACAGTTTTTGTTAGTGCGGCCGAAAAAGACATGTTTAATACAACAGCACCAAAAGATCAAGGAGCTGCCTTTGCATCAAAATTTGAAGCTGGGTTAAAAGCATTAAGCCCTGCTTATGCCAATGATGGAGATAAAAATGCATTAGGGTTAGATGCTCCTTCTTTTGCAGGAGTGTTGGCAACGGATGTTTTGACCTTATCGTTAGATGGTACAACTACCTTTTACGATGGTACAAATGTGCTTACAGGTAGAGCCCTAGCCGATGACGTAATTACCGTAGAGTTATTACTGATTTTTGGAGGAGAAGACTTTTCTGAGAATCCTAATTTATCCGATGACCATGTGGATGCTAATGACAAAGCATTTTTAACATCTTTCCCTTACTTGGCTTCGCCATGGTAAGATTATAAACAATACCCACTAAGGGTGTGCCTGCTATGACATGCCCTTATATTTTTTAATTACGCATACATAAAACATAAAAATTTAACATATTATGAACTCAAAACATATATTAACAGCTATTCTAACGTTGACCATTTTAATTGGCTGTACAAAATCAAACGATAAAATTACAGATACTAAAGACTACAATAGCTATTTAGAAACCAAAGAAAATACTGCGTTGGCATTAGCCAACAGAGAATATAAATTTTGGACTGAAAAACTGGAAAAAACCCCAAATCAATATCCATACTTAGGGAAAATTGCAAGTGCCAATGCACAACTTTTCTCGACTACTGGCGAAATAAACTACTTAATTGAAGCCGAAAAGAAATTACTATTGGCTAATGAAAGAACAAATTACAATAATGCGAGTTACTTAAGGGGCTTAGCAAGAAACTATATTTCACAACACAGATTTAAAGAAGCGTTAGAGCAGTTGTTAAAGGCAGAAGAAAACGGTGAAAAATTGATCCAAACGCAACAAATGTTATTCGATGTGTACTTAGAATTTGGGAATGCGAAAAAAGCAAAGTACTATTTAAACGAAGTAAAAGACCTTGGCGATTTCGGTTATTTAATTCGCCTATCAAAATGGAGTGACCATGAAGGAGATTTAGATGCTGCAATCAAATACATGGAAAAAGCAAAGGACATTGCAGAATCTTCTAAAAATAAAGGATTGATGCAATGGTCATATACCAACTTGGGAGATTATTACGGTCATGCCAATCGTATTGAAGATTCTTATCAAATGTATTTAAAAACATTGGCAATGAATCCCAATGAGGCATACGCAAAAAAAGGAATTGCTTGGATTGTGTATTCATATGAAAGAAATCCTGAAGAAGCATTGCGAATTTTAGACGCCATAAGCACACAGCATAAATCACCCGATTATTATTTGCTCAAAGCAGAAATTGCTGAATTTCAAAATGATAATGACAAAAAGGAAGAAAATATCAAGGCTTATTTAGGTGCAGTTCAAAACAAACAGTACGGAGCGATGTACAACAAATACAATGCACTATTGTTTGCGGAGGAATTGGACAACGTTGATTCTGCCTTACAAATTGCAAAAAAAGAAATTGAAAACAGGCCAACACCTCAATCGTATGATCTATTAGCTTGGTCATATTATCATAAAGGTGAAGCTAAAAAAGCTTTAGAAATTGTAGAACAACACATTGCCAATAAAACGTT from Aureibaculum sp. 2308TA14-22 includes:
- a CDS encoding tetratricopeptide repeat protein gives rise to the protein MNSKHILTAILTLTILIGCTKSNDKITDTKDYNSYLETKENTALALANREYKFWTEKLEKTPNQYPYLGKIASANAQLFSTTGEINYLIEAEKKLLLANERTNYNNASYLRGLARNYISQHRFKEALEQLLKAEENGEKLIQTQQMLFDVYLEFGNAKKAKYYLNEVKDLGDFGYLIRLSKWSDHEGDLDAAIKYMEKAKDIAESSKNKGLMQWSYTNLGDYYGHANRIEDSYQMYLKTLAMNPNEAYAKKGIAWIVYSYERNPEEALRILDAISTQHKSPDYYLLKAEIAEFQNDNDKKEENIKAYLGAVQNKQYGAMYNKYNALLFAEELDNVDSALQIAKKEIENRPTPQSYDLLAWSYYHKGEAKKALEIVEQHIANKTFEPEAQYHMAAIYKANGLGKDANQLKKELLESAYELGPVLEQSIKNL
- a CDS encoding YpdA family putative bacillithiol disulfide reductase, which codes for MKKTLDVLIIGAGPIGIACGLEAKKKQLTYTIIEKGVLVNSLYHYPSNMTFFSTSEKLEIDEIPFISSNPKPNKKEALEYYRRIVSSNKLNVNLFEKVETVNSKNGIYKVKTNKNNYQAENIIIATGFYDIPNYINVPGEDLPKVFHYYNDPHYFSEQDVIVVGASNSAVDAALEIYRKGGRVTMVIRGKAIGERVKYWVRPDIVNRIEEGSIKAYYEAEIKEIQEDKVIVSTKQGKEITLKNDFVIALTGYRPNFKFLKNIGINLSNDGLQKPVYNPKTMESNLKGVYLAGVICGGIETHKWFIENSRIHAQLIINTITK
- a CDS encoding DUF4331 family protein, with the protein product MTIALLSSVVFISCDNGDDDMKEPMGPDFSGTYVQADQMARPAINTVFVSAAEKDMFNTTAPKDQGAAFASKFEAGLKALSPAYANDGDKNALGLDAPSFAGVLATDVLTLSLDGTTTFYDGTNVLTGRALADDVITVELLLIFGGEDFSENPNLSDDHVDANDKAFLTSFPYLASPW
- a CDS encoding DinB family protein — encoded protein: MKQFLVTLLLFTYIFTNAQEMKTSELPYAEIPDYPEKYTATTVAARMIDGLGFRYYWATEGLRAEDLAYKPSEKGRTSRQTIDHIYDLSKVIVNATTKTPNGDSEKDTLSFDEIRKATLLNLKKASDILLEAESLEDFKIIFKNDYGTSEYPFWNNINGPIEDAVWHAGQIVVLRRASGNPFNSKVSVFSGKVRK
- a CDS encoding hydroxymethylglutaryl-CoA lyase — its product is MSQPKIIECPRDAMQGIKPFIETDTKATYINQLLKVGFDTVDFGSFVSPKAIPQMRDTAEVLSKLELSKTKSKLLAIVANVRGANDASQFEEIDYLGYPFSISENFQMRNTGKTIAESVLILEEILSIAHKTNKEVVAYLSMGFGNPYGDPWNVDIVADWTQKMAKMGVKIISLSDTIGSSTPDIIEYLFSNLIPIYPKIEFGAHLHTTPTTWKEKVHAAYISGCNRFDSAIKGYGGCPMAKDELTGNMPTEKLVSYFKGQNVDLGLNNNEFKAAYNRSGKVFL
- a CDS encoding DUF4331 family protein, which codes for MKKMKISIGIGVLAVVGLLTIAADHIDAPDVKGGTSDITDFYAFQGQDTDNVVFVANVQGLLSPSATGNASFDENVLVEFNIDTNADNVEDMVIQAIPRDGKMYFFGPMAPSAPGLNSTILTNATQSSVDITPYGSSAITATNAGMTYFAGPRDDPFFMDFAQYGEIIAGNATSFNDPGADTFAGTNVMSIVVEVPKSAVGGSGSINTWVESKRKQ
- a CDS encoding YdeI/OmpD-associated family protein is translated as MTELSELYFKTDIEWRKWLAENHSSVKGVYLIFYKVESKKPSMRWEEAVKVALCFGWIDSTVKKLDDERRRQYFCPRNAKSVWSKLNKTYIKELTKNGLIHKSGIEKIRIAKKNGSWTALDDVENLIIPEELRLAFDKNSLAFENYKNFAPSYRKSYLYWLNQAKRKQTREKRIEQIIQFCEKNIKTRNTWQ